A region from the Silene latifolia isolate original U9 population chromosome 7, ASM4854445v1, whole genome shotgun sequence genome encodes:
- the LOC141589663 gene encoding uncharacterized protein LOC141589663, which yields MVHKCMSEDLRAEVAIYLLQKSNDGKLPFGAIREAAERFCLSDKSISNMWKLAKKPRLVGDKLDVKSGRIGNKNRKRILPDIEHIKSLHSSKRNTIERVSKNCGVSVGTVQSWVNEGLLKHHSSPLHPKLSDLHKEQRLLHSLKSLVVKAQVQEFLDLNSIPFTEIIFDEMSNTIHMDEKWFFITSDNESVYIVEGEEPPYRSCQSKRFLTKVMFMCAVSRPIYGADGELIFDGKIGMFPFKHEVPAARNSINRPRGTIETKPIDSITK from the coding sequence ATGGTGCACAAGTGTATGTCGGAGGATTTGAGGGCTGAAGTTGCTATCTACCTTCTTCAAAAAAGTAATGATGGGAAGCTGCCATTTGGTGCTATCAGAGAGGCAGCAGAAAGGTTTTGTTTGAGTGATAAAAGCATCTCAAACATGTGGAAACTTGCAAAAAAACCAAGGTTAGTAGGAGATAAACTTGATGTCAAAAGTGGAAGAATAGGCAATAAAAATAGGAAAAGGATACTACCAGACATTGAGCATATCAAGTCACTACACAGTTCTAAAAGAAACACCATAGAGAGGGTTTCTAAAAACTGTGGAGTTTCAGTTGGAACAGTCCAATCATGGGTGAATGAAGGTTTACTTAAGCATCATTCAAGTCCATTACATCCCAAACTCAGTGACTTACACAAAGAACAAAGGCTACTGCATTCACTCAAGTCATTGGTGGTTAAAGCACAAGTGCAAGAATTTCTTGATCTAAATTCAATACCATTCACTGAAATAATATTTGATGAGATGAGCAACACTATCCACATGGATGAGAAGTGGTTTTTCATAACCTCGGACAATGAAAGTGTGTATATTGTGGAAGGGGAGGAGCCTCCATATAGGAGCTGCCAGTCAAAAAGATTTCTTACAAAGGTCATGTTCATGTGTGCAGTTAGTAGGCCAATATATGGAGCAGATGGGGAGTTAATATTTGATGGAAAAATTGGCATGTTTCCATTTAAACATGAAGTACCAGCAGCAAGGAACAGCATAAACAGGCCAAGGGGGACAATAGAAACTAAGCCCATTGACTCAATCACAAAATAG